The Lutibacter profundi region TTACCTAAAATATCGTTTTCTCTAATCTTTAATCAAACCACAACGAACTCTTTAAACTCTTTAAGAAATTTTTTAATATCGTTTTCTCTAATCTTTAATCAAACCACAACAGTTTGAAAACATTACTACAACATCCGATAATATCGTTTTCTCTAATCTTTAATCAAACCACAACAAATTGATATAACAACAGGAAAAACAAAATAATATCGTTTTCTCTAATCTTTAATCAAACCACAACTTGATAAACGAGGGTAGTCTTTAACCATATAATATCGTTTTCTCTAATCTTTAATCAAACCACAACTTATGCTTGAGTCTTTACGAGCCACCAAGGAATATCGTTTTCTCTAATCTTTAATCAAACCACAACACGATGGAATAGGGGCTATTCATTTACAAGAATATCGTTTTCTCTAATCTTTAATCAAACCACAACATTTACCTCTATATATCCTTCACTTTTTGAATATCGTTTTCTCTAATCTTTAATCAAACCACAACAATCTCATCTTTCCATTTTTCTAAAGTTTAATATCGTTTTCTCTAATCTTTAATCAAACCACAACATTAGCATCCTTAATTACTACACAACCTGAAATATCGTTTTCTCTAATCTTTAATCAAACCACAACATAGGCTGCCCATATTGCCGTTGCGAAATCAATATCGTTTTCTCTAATCTTTAATCAAACCACAACAAAACCTCGCTTTGCTCGGTTTTGTTATAGATTAATTATTTAAAAGAGTTTTAATTTGTCATTCCGACAAAGGAGGAATCCCATTAAAACTTAGCATTATGTGATACCTCGCCTACTCGGTATGACAAAACAAACCCAAAAGCTCTATATTTTTACTTACATATTAAACCATAAAAATTAATTTAAACAGATTACAATACCTCAACTACTTGGCTAACAAAATAAACTGTTAAAATAACCAACCTTTTATATTGTCATTCCGACAAAGGAGGAATCGCATTAAAACTTAGCATTATGTGATACCTCGCCTACTCGGTATGACAGAAGAAGCTATAAACTCCTTTTTTTACTCCACATATCAAACATGAAATTAATTTAAATAAATTACAATACCTCAACTATTTGGCTAACAAAATAAACTGTTAAAATAACCAACCTTTTATATTGTCATTCCGACAAAGGAGAAATCTCATTAAAACATTTAATTTATATCAATGAACTTAAAACTTGTCATTCCGACAAAGGAGGAATCCCATTAAAACTTAGCATTTTGTGATACCTCGCCTACTCGGTATGACAAAACAAACCCAAAAGCTCTTTACTTTTACTCACATATTAAACCATAAAAATTAATTTAAACAGAATACAATACCTCAACTATTTGACTAACAAAATAAACTGTTAAAATAACCAACCTTTTATATTGTCATTCCGACAAAGGAGGAATCCCATTAAAACTTAGTATTATGTGATACCTCGCCTACTCGGTATGACAGAAGAAGCTATAAACTCCTTTTTTTACTCCACATATCAAACATGAAATTAATTTAAATAAATTACAATACCTCAACTATTTGGCTAACAAAATAAACTGTTAAAATAACCAACCTTTTATATTGTCATTCCGACAAAGGAGAAATCTCATTAAAACATTTAATTTATATCAATGAACTTAAAACTTGTCATTCCGACAAAGGAGGAATCCCATTAAAACTTAGCATTATGTGATACCTCGCCTACTCGGTATGACAGAAGAAGCTATAAACTCCTTTTTTTACTCCACATATCGAACATAAAATTAATATAAATTGAATACAATACCTCAACTACTTGGCTAACAAAATAAACTATTGAAATAACCAACCTTTTATATTGTCATTCCGACAAAGGAGGAATCCCATTAAAACTTAGCATTATGTAATACCTCGCCTACTCGGTATGACAAAACAAACCCAAAAGTTCTTTACTTTTACTTTCAAATAAACCATAAAAATTAATATAAATTGAATACAATACCTCAACTACTTGGCTAACAAAATAAACTATTGAAATAACCAACCTTTTATATTGTCATTCCAACAAAGGAGAAATCGCATTAAAACTTAGCATTATGTGATACCTTGCCTACTCGGTATGACAAAACAAACCCAAAAGCTATTTACTTTTACTCACATATTAAACCTTAAAAATTAATTTAAATAGATTACAATACCTCAACTACTTGGCTAACAAAATAAACTATTGAAATAACCAACCTTTTATATTGTCATTCCAACAAAGGAGGAATCCCATTAAAACTTAGCATTATGTGATACCTCGCCTACTCGGTATCACAGACAAAACATTTGAATAACAACCCAATATTTCAAAGAACTTATTACTTCTAATTTTACAATTTCAATTCTTATTCAAAAAGATAATTTAATGACTTAAACGTTGGATTAAACGCTCTAATCAAATTTAACTTTTTTTCTCTACGCCATCCTTTCAATTCCTTTTCACGTGCAATGGCTTGCTGCACCCAACCAAATTTCTGATAATATACCAAATATTTTAAATTGTATTTGGCAGCAAACGTTTTTTTAGTACTTTCTGTATTTTTAATATGCTCTTGTAAGCGTCTATTCAAATTATTGGTTACACCTATATAAAAGGTAGTACGGTATGTGTTTGTAATAATGTACACATAAAAAGAATAAATGCCTTCTGTAAATTCTATCATTTGTATTTAATTATAATAGTATGCGATTCCTCCTTTGTCGGAATGACACGTTTTATTGAAAATTATACTTTTTCTATTTTACCAGAAACTGAAACTTTAATTTTTATTGGGTTAAATGTTTTCCAGCCTGTTTTACCCTCTCCAAAACCTTTAATGTACTGATATGCTTTTCCTAATTCACCATTTAAATTACTCTCAATATGCTTCCTAAAATAATAATCTCCAGAAGTAAATTTCTGAACTCTATATAAATGCTCTTTCAACAAAGTAAACTTGGGATGTTCCCAATTAATTTCATCGTCTTTTAAACCCAACAAAAACATATCATTTATTTGTAAAGTAGTAACTATTTCTTTTCCATTTTCGGGTAATTGAAAAACAGCTTGCTTCTGTTTTTTACGCTCAACTGCTGTCCAAAATGTTACTACTTTCTCTTTCAAGTTATCATCAAAATCTTTATAAATTAACACATGATGATTACTGCGAGGATTTACATGTTGGTTCACTGTACTTTTTAACTGTTCAGCTCCTCCAATATTTTCTCTTAGCCTTATCTTTTTAATTGGCACAGGATTTCCATTTTTATTTGGTAGAAAAATTTGAGGCTGTTTATTTCCATTTTCATCTGTATTATAAAATGTACCCTCTGGTATTTTTCCTTTTACAAAACCACCTAATTTATTAACTTGTTTTAAAATAAGTAATCGAATAGTTTCATCTACTACCTTATTAATATGTTTATGCGTAGACAAACTTTCAATTGGTTTACGCACATGATATGCTTCTATACCATCTGGTGCAGTTCTTTTTCCAAACACAGTTTCTTTATGTAGCTGCCCTCTTGCAGCTACTCCTATATTTTTATAGACAACACCATTTTTCTTTGTTTTGTGTGTTCTTACTGTTAAAATAGTGTTCAATTTTTTATGAGATACTAATATCTGTTCTACAGATTTTTCTGCATCTTGCCTAAAAAATTGCCAAGGCATTGGAAAATCTTTAAATTCATAATCTTTTTGATACCTATTTCTTTTACTTAATTCTTGTAAATGACTTCTTGTAGAACACGCCATAACCAAAGCGTCTATAGCATGATGCCGATGGTCATCTCTTGTTTTAGTATCATCATCTTTATTTAAAATAGTGTTTAAACCCCACTTATGCCGCAATGTTGCGGTCATTTGTCCTGGTGCTACTTGCACATTATTACAGATTTTAGATAAATAATTTTTTGCTTCTTTACTTATATAACGAGTATCGTTTAATTGACGACTTATAAAATCTTCGTCATGTTTTTTCTTTACAAACTGTTTAAACTTTTGATAAGCATTTGGATAATTAGGTTTATTTTTAAAACAACTTAAGGCTTGTATTTTTATTTCTTCCCATTTTTGTTCTCCTTGTTCACTATAAAACTCATAAGGAGTTTTATTTCCTTTAGCTCTATTTTCGTCAGCAAAACAAAGTGTTTTGTTCATAAAGCTATCATTTAAAGATCTGCTCCAAGGGAAAATATGTTCTATTTGAACTTCTCCACTAAAAAGCTCATTCACTTCAATATTTTTACCAGTAAACGGACATCTTTTATCACATTCTTCCCATAGTTTGTATTTTAAAATGGTGATATGGTTTATTCGCTGCCCTAGATTTTCTAATTCTATTTTAATTCTATCATTTTCTTTTTCTAATCTTAGTTGCTCTCTTCTTGTATCATAACGTTTAGACTTTGAAGCCTTCAAATCTCGTGCTAGTTCTACCTTTATTTCATCAAATTTTCCGTACGTATCAATAATTTCATTTACTAATTTTCTAATTTCAAATAGAGCGGTAATTACAACAGGGTTTTTAATACTTTGTATTTCTTTATCTGCTTCCGAATTTATAGGCAATTTTTTTAATAATTCAGTAGTCTCAATAGCGCTACTATGGTGATATAATTTTAATAATTGTTTATCTGAAACATCAAACTCATATTTAAGCA contains the following coding sequences:
- a CDS encoding GIY-YIG nuclease family protein, whose translation is MIEFTEGIYSFYVYIITNTYRTTFYIGVTNNLNRRLQEHIKNTESTKKTFAAKYNLKYLVYYQKFGWVQQAIAREKELKGWRREKKLNLIRAFNPTFKSLNYLFE
- the cas9 gene encoding type II CRISPR RNA-guided endonuclease Cas9 (Cas9, originally named Csn1, is the large, multifunctional signature protein of type II CRISPR/Cas systems. It is well known even to general audiences because its RNA-guided endonuclease activity has made it a popular tool for custom editing of eukaryotic genomes.), with translation MTKILGLDLGTNSIGWAVVDEKKEKILGMGSRIFPEGVVNIGEGEGRETSKNASRTDARGTRRQFFRRRLRKRYLLRELAKKGLCPINYTLVKEWNEAQIFKNKQLQEWFKLNPYELRSKAIQEKISLEELGRIFYHFIQRRGFQSNSRSAGVDNIEKSVIFKGDTKTGKIGISETLESIKNTKTLGSYLHTIYPKQNKPYSGHKERIRNRYTTRQMYIYEFETIWEYQKQFYSELSNELKTVLGGRKKDGYKEDGILFHQRPLRSQKHLVGYCSFEPKKTKCQINTIPFELFRIYQWVNTVDCNEKVTSEDRGKMVELLLSKEKVSFKEIRKVINKSDGYYQFNYKNDDKIVGSYTISNLSNKKFFGKKWFDFSDKEQEDIWHVLSFFDDRDKLKQYAIKYWGFNEEKAVKISKFNLKEGYSNLSRKAIHNILPFLKLGFMYDVAVGLGGVKNALADKWIENEQFILDNVPSVVRSNFKGGYIEPLKQMLKYEFDVSDKQLLKLYHHSSAIETTELLKKLPINSEADKEIQSIKNPVVITALFEIRKLVNEIIDTYGKFDEIKVELARDLKASKSKRYDTRREQLRLEKENDRIKIELENLGQRINHITILKYKLWEECDKRCPFTGKNIEVNELFSGEVQIEHIFPWSRSLNDSFMNKTLCFADENRAKGNKTPYEFYSEQGEQKWEEIKIQALSCFKNKPNYPNAYQKFKQFVKKKHDEDFISRQLNDTRYISKEAKNYLSKICNNVQVAPGQMTATLRHKWGLNTILNKDDDTKTRDDHRHHAIDALVMACSTRSHLQELSKRNRYQKDYEFKDFPMPWQFFRQDAEKSVEQILVSHKKLNTILTVRTHKTKKNGVVYKNIGVAARGQLHKETVFGKRTAPDGIEAYHVRKPIESLSTHKHINKVVDETIRLLILKQVNKLGGFVKGKIPEGTFYNTDENGNKQPQIFLPNKNGNPVPIKKIRLRENIGGAEQLKSTVNQHVNPRSNHHVLIYKDFDDNLKEKVVTFWTAVERKKQKQAVFQLPENGKEIVTTLQINDMFLLGLKDDEINWEHPKFTLLKEHLYRVQKFTSGDYYFRKHIESNLNGELGKAYQYIKGFGEGKTGWKTFNPIKIKVSVSGKIEKV